Genomic segment of Pogoniulus pusillus isolate bPogPus1 chromosome 44, bPogPus1.pri, whole genome shotgun sequence:
gggaaaggggaaaagccgcctggtttccccccccccctcgcctgccctgcagccgtgaagggggtggggactgccccgtgagttcccgcgctggagccaggctgggattggccgtgcgctttcgagcctaaggtgtggtaactctgccctttgtctagccaaggttataaatattgggggtcttcccgcctttggggttcccgctttggattttgcctgtgcctggacgcatgtctctgcctgagttcgttcactcccttgtgcctggactgcagagagactaaggacttgctttgctgttaggcacacctttgtctgcctaacgacccttaacgacccttaacgactcctgcagccgctagaggaggaagacagaccacacgagccagcctgagtgagttatttggcttagcttaatttagtaagaaaccgctattaattaatagctgagtccttttccaaaattctgacttcaaatatatagtcagattattagtggtatccttgtagaattctcatgcaactcaacctgtttatcaaatgaaattaatctttgtatatgtagttgtgggggcgggtttttgtaaaaataaaaaatatctatttttgataaattctccactcggccacgaattaatcctgctctctgcaacattATGGCACAGTGTAtgctgggtagttcaatcatagaatttctacaagaaaagggatgcctaatcacaggtcttgatttaatttgggctcagaaaaattgtaaaaatccggagaaaatcctggagaaattagctgagcgctcagaccctgtgattactgagtctccaacggagcatttctctgttgttctggggtcagtcatGGCCCAGACTCTGGCcaaatttgaaaattatgaaaaaagaattcaggccttggaaaaggatttattagcagaaaaagctaagagccaaagtatctgggagaacatgctggcgcagacaaagagcctgaccgcggcactgactgcccggatgaaagaaaggattgtaacgcctgcagacactacctcttcggtctccgtgtctgaatttgaattgagtgattcgcgggaatcggggagaaaggcagagaatgccctgaggggctcttcgggggagaggagttccccgaaaccaggcacaaaagactctgctagagactcagagaattcctctgcacatgcctctgcgcggcagaaagcctcaaagccatgcagaaagcgcaggtcccgaccggactctcccgtggctagcggcgaagagagctccggtgaggagggcgccacggTGCACAAGCACGTGCTGCCTGTGATAAggactgagtccgtgaagggcagaaaaggcgctgcagggaccaccgtaatcaaaaagcagttcacagacgcacagctcagtgacttacaagtcaaatatgcgagagatcctggggactcagtcgctgactatgtgtattgAGTGTCCCGAGctggtggggaccgggtccttctagactcgcaggaagcggctggagactggggggacgatgtgttcttGACAcatgaacccgaggggacacacaacCTCACCGCCCagatagcttactgggcaagcagcgtccgcccagcctaccggggggagctgACGGAACTAagagtcaccagctcctctgagctcatcactgctctccgcagacttgcctgtgtccaggctatctatgataagggacattacgattgcccgttttatgcccctgtggacccggagagactgcaccctattatgaagggtttgccagcaactctgcaaatccaactaatgaagaatgttgagaaaattgaacgtgtgattGCAGAGAATTCAGAGGACGGTGCTACAGaacacgtaatgacttgggctgaactgttaactgacttgaatgcccatgggctgcagttcgggtttgggtctcctgaaggaaaaggggctggggagagacagtctcgtgcttctcccccagaaaattccaggactctgcgcaggcaggtccggccagtgcaggactgcccccccagggggaccggtccttcaggcttctccccgaggggaaggggcagagaccaacagagtgactggagacccagagaaaagaacagctggtatagacaagccctgactttaggggtaccaaagacggtcttaaagcagctggcagattggcagctgaaggatttagtgcagtgtctccagagatcagctacgaaatccagaggcagccgtgagaagcccagggccagcggcagcggcacgcccagcggtggctccggaAGCGGCACGCCCTGAAGTGGCAGCCCCCCCGCGactgtttcagctgcttctccgggcaggaaggttaactcttccttgccttcccAGCAGGAGTCAAAAAACTAAATGAGGCGGTGACTGCGTCAGGCCTCTGTCACCGCTTTGTAAACATCTGTCAATGGTCTGACAACGACGAACCCTTTATCCTAATCCCGACTGGACCCAGTAGAAGGGCCATAAAATTCCTAactgacacaggtgctcaatttAGTGTTTTAAACTTAGAATTGGCAAAGAGCCTGGGGATACATCCATCCCGTAAAAGGATAAGAATACAAGGTGTTACAGGGGCACCTGATAGCTGCTACCTAGCTAAAACAAGGGtgtggctcccaggggacaaacgcagcaccttggtggaagttgccttaagcccctacccggggaatatattgggttttgatgtgctggctggcaagaggtggcatcttccaaaCGGCTCTCTTTGGAGCTTCGGTGCCTATGGGGTGGAgtcaaggaaggtgagaacAGCCCATGTAAACACCTTGCAGTTGGCTCCAGCGTTACCTCAAGCTGGCATCACCTATGCATCTCAATACTCCTTACCTGCAACAGCCAGACAAGgcatctctgaggtgattgctgacttggagaggagacataGTCTGTAGGACTCACTCTCCATACAATTCCCTGGTCTGGCCCGTTAAAAAACCGGATGGATGCTGGAGACTAACAATAGATTATAGGAAGCTGAATGCTAATACTCCtccccttgcagcagcagtgcctagcctaacttcagtggtcacagccattcaggctgcatcccactcgtggatggctgccctggacatccgggatatgtttttcatgattcccctgagagaggaggataagcctcagtttgcttttacctggcaggggattcagtacacctttaatcgtttaccccaggggtacaagcactctcctaccattgcccacaatgcactggcagtgcttctggacaccatcaaggtcccagaaggcattgtcatttatcaatatatagatgacatattagtgggtggggacaacaaagaccaggtgggctccgtagcaaaagccatctgggaactgctgacccagaatgggttagacatcccctctgccaagtgccaaggcccaggacaggaaatcaaattccttgGTGCCAGGTggatagcaggagcagtggcagtgcctgctgacaccctggaggaaattgaaaagggccaagctcccgggaacaaaaaggaactgcagaagttATGGGGAACCCTTGGATATTGGAGGAAGCATATTCCCGGCTTCTCGGTGATTGCCAGGCCACTGtatgatctgctgaaaaagcacagggcctgggattggacagcaaaacacagtgagagccttaaaacccttaaggacgagttaaaggcctaccagaaactgggcccattacacccacaggaccccttaagggcagaatggggcttctctgaacatgcttcctattgtggaatctatcagaagggacctaaaggccccactagagccctgttgttttcctctacagcATTCAAGGACACAGAGAAGAGgtattctgaatgggaaaaggggctcctttcccttacaagggctgttaaggaggcagagaagcttcgcaccacacaggatattgtggtgcaaggacctttcctcctgcttaaaccaattctcaagggatcccctccaccagaggggatagcccaaaaatccactgtaaggaagtggtatgcctacttagagggaattgccTAGCTCATGCCTCTAAGAGAGGGCCCGGCCAAGGTGTCCAAACTCCAGCAACCAGTAAATCCAGACACAACTTTACTGGGACAGCCCTATAAGCCATCTCCAATAGATGTAGCTCCAGAGATAaccacagactctgacactgagggagtgtggttcacagatgcctcttcccagagagtgggctcacagtggcactacaaagcagcagctttagaaatcagtacaggcaggactgttactgaggagggtgaaggcagtgcacaagtgggtgaactgcgggccctcatgttagctgtagaaaatggtgccaaagccatctacacagacacctatgccacctttaagggagctacggagtggatttgccaatgggaggcaaatcaatgggagattggcagcaccaaggtttggagagctggagattggcagaGACCGCTGGAGATAGGCTGGTCGAGACCTATCAAGGTGGGGTGGGTCAAAGGgcactctaagaaggaaacccctgctgcaaaatggaagcagcaggctgactacctggcacgtatccatgtagtgggcagaggggaaaaggcttgggagagattagctgaatggttgcaccttaaaaggggacattcaggcaaagctgatctctactatgagtgcaggtctcggggatggccagtctcactctcaacatgtgagaccattgtttcagcccgtccacaatgccagataaggctgaaggccaaccacccaaaccttgcaccagcccagcataTCCGCCAGGACAGaagtctctggaacacctggcaggtggattaTGTGGGACCCCTCGAGCCATCACATGGAATaaaatacatactggttggcgtagaagtggtctctggtctaaccatggccactgccaccagtgcagcctcgggagctcaaaccgttgagactctcaaacactggttcggcatcttgccaatgcctgagtgcatccagagcgaCAATGGATtgcacttcactgcaacctcagtgcaagactgggcacgtagtgaaggggtgaaatgggtgtttcataccccgtattacccccaggcaaatggcattgtcgagagggcaaatggcctgataaaaagacatgcaaatgtgtCTAAGGATGGCTGGGACTCACGTTTGGCCCAAGCAGTCTTTACAGTCAATAATCGTTGGGGAAGCTATGGAAGCCCCAAGATTaaggccttctgcccagctgagccagtagtggacagtgaccttgtgccagggggaatgaaggataaatccttgtcccagatgcaagtgggccaacctgtgcttgtcaggctaccctctataggggtggtgccaatgacactgggtaaacccagaggcttatatgcctgggaagccctagatacAAATGGAAAAGgtcaccggatcagtgcacggtggatcgtccccaattattcattgtcaagcctggcctttataggccgaggcaggttttgtctccttacaggttaaggtcgaggcagaggaccagttcctgaccacctgaccagcacctgggaaagggagagccagctacacgagagatggagtcatatcaccggggtggccagtggatgatggcatcaggacccacggactgtgacctccagccatggactcagagcatctaaggctctgccatgaacttggttgctctaccaggaacagagcaatcttcaaattgactgtgtagctttatttaatactgtttggggctattgttaagccttattaagtattgttaaatattgttggggcgattaatgtattacctattgttaatgttggaaaaggctaagccatatatatatattaataggttcctaaattgaagggggatcacctatcactcaagttctagacaaagatgctcattaccaccggggtgggatgtcctggagtcctgtacccctaaattcctctcctgcccggacttcggggggaaaggggaaaagctgcctggtttccctcccccctcgcctgccctgcagccgtgaagggggcggggactgccccatgagttcctgcgctggagccaggctgggattggccgtgtgctttcgcgcctaaggtgtggtaactctgccctttgtctagcgaaggttataactattgggggtcttcccacctttggggttcccgctttggattttgcctgtgcctggacgcatgtctctgcctgagttctttcactcccttgtgcctggactgcagagagactaaggacttgctttgctgttaggcacacctttgtctgcctaacgacccttaacgacccttaacgactcctgcagccgccagaggaggaagacagaccacacgagccagcctgagtgagttatttggcttagcttaatttagtaagaaaccactattaattaataactgagtccttttccaaaattcTGACGtcaaatatatagtcagattattgatggtatccttgtagaattctcatgcaactcaacctgtttatcaaacgaaattaatctttgtatatatagttgtgggggcgggttttgggaaaataaaaaatatctatttttgataaattctccactcggccacgaattaatcctgctctctgcaacagacACAGCACCTGCCAGAGAGAAACAAAGGCCTCAGAGAACACTGACCTGCAAGGGATGGCTCAGCACTACCCTGGACACTAGGGAAGAGCTGAGCcttgctgggagcagctcctaAGCCcaaagcacaggcacagcagacAGGCAGGGCTCCTGAAGATGGGATATCTTCAGTGGACACTCAGCTCCTTGCCCAGCAGACAACCCCCAGCAGACAACTGCAGGGCAGGACCACAAGAGAGTGGCCTGCAGaactactgtgctagtttgaagctagctagaacgttttggtgagaagagctagatcataggctgtgaaaggaaaacagtgctgatgtctactcccctcagagtcttgctgaaggagaaatgaaaatattAGGTAACACTCTCACTATTTTCTCtcgctctgccctgagctgctggctgagcaacatctgaCTCCCTAACCCCactttccatttggactaacctttgcttcttaaacctcttggctgaacctctgttcttccttaggactggggtaaggttgagaggggcagggggaaggtgaggggtggttgggagctccttctggggactcaggtttctgggaggggagttgtgtttctgtgttacttcttaccttgtctatttctgtctataactgtatgtactgtaactatctgcttgtatattgtgccagctgtaaacaaatagcttcattcatatttccagagctggctgagcctagtctgggtgatttataaagtgtgagggggcagggaacacccaaaccatcacaactacaTTTGCTAGGAGCTGTTGCTCTGGCCTCAGGTCTGCTCCTTTACCCCAtcactgtgctcagctctgtccTGCAGACACCTCCTGGAGCAGGGCCCTGCAAAGAGACAACTCTCTGCTGGCCACTCCTCAAAAGAAGATTGGACAGACCCTGAAGAGAGTTTGTGTTACTTCTCTACTTTTTTCTCCTAGACTTCCTGACACTTCTGCTTCAACTTTGGAGGTCTCCTGGGTGTGCCATTCAAAATCTCCAGGAGAAAATGAGGTTTGATGTGAGGGCACAATGCACATCACAAAGGATGAGGATAAGGCTGAGGTTCTTACTGCCagctttgcctcagtctttaacAGTAAGATCAGCTGCTCCCTGGGTACCCAGTGTCCTGTGCCAGAAGACAGAAGTAGGGAGAAGAACAAAGGTGCCTTGATCCAAGAGGACCTGCTCAGCTACTTAGATACACACAGACCCATGGGGTCAGATGGGATGCACTCAagggtgctgaaggagctgtcagGGCTGATCTCCAAGGCCCTTTCCATCATCTACCagctgtcacagtatcacagtatcacagtatcaccaaggttggaagagacctcatagatcatcaagtccaaccctttaccacagagctcaaggctagaccatggcaccaagtgccacgtccaatcctgctcAGAATGaggcagagaaatctctctAAAGAAAAGTTACAAGTTCCATGTAAATAATTTAGATCAGATAATTATTATCACTTTGTCATTTCTGACCTGCCCACAATCCCATATGGAGGTGAATAACGCTCAGCTGACTGCTCGTGAGGTGCAATACTGCTCCAGAGTGGGGAAGTTCTACTTGACAGAAGGTTGCCAAATGTGATGCCCATTGGAAAGAAAGTCTGTGGGGAGGATCTGGGAAAGCACAGATCTGTCAGTGTGACCTCAGTGCTAGGGAGGGTCATGGAGCCACTGTGGTACCATGGCTGCAGGTACAAACATGACCCCTTGCCTAGCTGAAACCCAGCACAGAGGATAGAGAGAGCATTGACAGGGCTTGCACTGAAGGAGCAGACAAGTGCAGCTCTCTTCCCAGCCACCAGTAGGCTTTGTTTGCTAACCACCCACAGCTGGAAGACAACAGAGTTGACTGGAGAGAAACCAGGACCTCTGCAGTTGCCTTGACACATTCTGTACCACAGTTTCCTAACACCTTCCTCTGAGATCCTGAGGGATATTGAGGAATTCCTCCTGagtgtcagcagcagctttgtgtgctcacagcccagaaatCCACCTGCATCCTGGCTGCATgcccagcagggagggcagcaggtggGCTCCTGTTCTAGAATCCTCAGTacagcagagacatggaccCTTTAGAGTGGGGCCAAAGAAGGCTACAGCAATGATGAGAGGTGTGGatgacctctgctgtgaggccaggctgagaaagttgggattgctcagcctggagaagagaaggctgtgaggagctgtTCTGGTGGCCTTTCCTTACTCAGAAATCTGGGGACAGGCTTTCAGCAAGGcctcttgtgacaggacaagggcttgATGGTTTGAAAGTCAGAAAGCAGAGCTTcagaaaaggcagaagggaGGAATTTGCTACACTGAGgattgtgagacactggcccaggttgcccaaagaggtggctTCCTTCACCTCTTTCATTCCCAAGCTCTGTGTGGGATCATTTCAGCCCAACCCAAAGGCAATGCTCCTCTAATCCTGTCCCAGATCCATTGGCATTTGTGCATTTCTTGCATAAAACAGCAGAGTGAAACTTGAGACCAGATTGAACCTGGATAAAGCTCTGTTAAACTTTGCTAAATTCCACCATGTTCATGAGCAGTCAAATTCTCATCCTCCTGATTTCCTCTTCTGAGTGAGGTGCATTTGGGCTTTGAATTGTTTCTCTCAAACCATGGCCATTGCTGTCCCAGGAAGGACACTTCTTACTTCTTTATGAGAGTCCAGATTCAAACACCCACCTGGTGTGTGTAGCTgtctgcagccctgtgcaggaGGAGTTGGGAATATTAGATGCAGACACTCATGGAGTGCAGGGCTTGGAAGACACCAACAgcagcatcaagtccaacccctagccatgggtagggacatgTTTCCCTAGTCTAGGCTGCTCAAAGGTCCTGACCTTGGAcacttgcagggatggggcatcccctcctctgggcaacctgatctcatgttctgccaccctcactgtcaaatgTCTCTTTATAcccagtctaaatttcccctctcagttcaaagccattgccccttgcccagcCTCAACCATCCATGATAAAACCTCTCAATCTCTCTTTGTTTGTCTATGACCACTTTGTGCTCACCTGACAACACCTGAGAGAGTGctcagagatctccaagatgaCATTTGGAGGCCTTTGCAATGcgacagaaatgaagctctcaaatgaaattggatCTCTCAGTCATGTGCAGACCGAGGGCATCGTAGGAGTAGCCTGAGAGTGCTCGGGGAGCAGTGCGAGGCACAGTGACACTTCTCTGCACAGTGAAGAGCAGCATGGGAAAGAGTCAAAGCCACAAAGTGGAGCTGAGGAGATCCAGATTAGGcatgagaagggagaaatgtcactgcctgggcagtgctgtggcaCAAGAGATCACCCAGCAGGAGCCTGGATGAGCCCAAGGCTTTGTCTCTCCAGAAGAAGCCAAGGAGGATGGAGAGACAGCAGTGAAGGAAGGTGAGAGCAAggggggggcagcaggatggTGACTATGGACTAGAGGGAAGAGGCTTGGGTCATGCAGcctgaggacagcctgaggtGCAGGTGACAGGGGCATGTGGCACGTGAAGGTCTTTGTGACATTGGTCGTGGCTGTTGCCCCTGCAACTGATGTCTATGAGGAGACAGttgctgcctccagccctggggcCTCATTACCTCCTTGTCCAACCTCAGGAGCTTGGGAATGCACCACGGTGCTGCCCTTAACATTGCTCTTCTCTACATCCCATTTCCCCAGGAAGAGCCCTGAGCCATGTGTGAGGGACAGGATCTTGCTTCCTGGTGCCTGGGGCCAGGTCTTGGCCCTTGGCTTGAGAAAAGCCATGCCTGTTTCCTCAAGATCAGAGCAGCCTTGACTGCTGTCTTGACCTCCCTGTTCTCCCTGTTGTTATTGCTGCTGAAGTTCTGCTCTAAGCAGCCCCTGGGGAGGCTTTGCCAGTGATGCTCCTCAGTGGGACCCATTAACACACAGACAAACTTTGCACTTTGACATCCTGAGAGGTTTCATCAGCTTCAGTTAGTCTCTGAGCTTCATGGAGTCAGCACCAAAGCCATCAGAGGAGTCATTAAaatgcctctgctgctgagctgggccaGGCTCCTGAGATGGAAGAAGCTGCTGGCAAgagggcagcactgcagagagacagctctgcccaggagcagctcctctgcacagcacagcagggctgagggcactgccagaaGAACTCAGGGAGACAAATAAGACAGAGACGGTTTCAGGGTGGCCAGGACTGGGAGAGTGACTGAGAGCTGAAAGAGGAGAAACCTTCCCAGTCCTTGCCAGGGTGAGTGTCTGCTGCAGGACAAGGGACCTGCAGTTGGTGGAGCTTGTAGAGCTGCCACCTCTCACAGCCTCTGGGCTCTCTCTtctagagaggaggaagaggacaaGCACCTGCTCCAGGGTAGAGCTTCCCAGCTGCACCACCagaggcacagggcaggagagctgccttctgccatgatgACTGCAAGGATGTGAAGCTGAGAGTGCACAGAATTCCTGCAAGGGCAGAGAAGGAATTTTGAAGGGATGTTCTGGGACACAGCCATGGAAGTGTCTCAAGGAATGACGTCTTAACTTGTGCAAAGTCTTCTCTTTCAGCAGTCCCCCACAGCAGAGAGAACTAATgtccaacagcagctccatcacccACTTCCTCCTGCTGGCAATCTCAGACAcgtggcagctgcagctcctgcacttctgGCTCTTCCTGGCCATCTACCTggctgccttcctgggcaatggcctcatcatcaccaccataacctggcaccaccacctgcacacccccatgtacttcttcctcctcaatcTCTCCCTTCTTGACCTAGGTGTCATCTGCACCATCGTGCCCAAGTCCATGGCCAATTccctgtggcacagcagggacatctcacacacaggctgtgctgctcagctctttttctttgtcttcctGGTTGCAGCAGAGTTTTCTCTCCTCACCATCATGGCCTATGACCGCTACGTTGCCATCTGCAAACCCCTGCACTatggcaccctcctgggcagcagagcttgtgcccacatggcagcagctgcctgggccacTGGCTTTCTCTATTCTCTTCTGCACACAGCCACTAcattttccctgcccctctgccagggcaatgcTGTGGGTCAGTTCTTCTGTGAGAT
This window contains:
- the LOC135192805 gene encoding olfactory receptor 14A16-like, with the protein product MSNSSSITHFLLLAISDTWQLQLLHFWLFLAIYLAAFLGNGLIITTITWHHHLHTPMYFFLLNLSLLDLGVICTIVPKSMANSLWHSRDISHTGCAAQLFFFVFLVAAEFSLLTIMAYDRYVAICKPLHYGTLLGSRACAHMAAAAWATGFLYSLLHTATTFSLPLCQGNAVGQFFCEIPQLLKLSCSSSYLREAGLLLLSLLAAFGCFVFIVVSYVQIFRAVLRMPSERGRHKAFATCLPHLAVVSLFISTGTFGYLKPSYFSSPSLDLVLAIMYSVVPPAVNPLIYRLRNNELKDALRTLIAGWFQKH